GCGCGCCGCCCGGCGCGGCGCAGCCGGACAAGGCGAAGAAGAAGAAGTAGGATGGGGTCGGCGGCCGCGGGTCTTTGCTGACACGGCACGGGGAGCCGGTACGGCCGGCTGAACGGGGCGCGTTGCGCGAACCGCCTGAACCCCGCACGGTGATTATGGGCCTGGAAAAGAAGCAGATCGAGATCATCGCGGTCTCGGCGATGTTCGGCCTGCTGGCGATAGTCCTCGCCTGGCAGCTGTGGCCCTCCGCGAAAACCACGGACGGCAAGGAGCCGCTGGAGTCGCCCGGCTCCTACCGCGAGCAGTTGCAGAAGGCGGAGATGGCGGTGAAGGGCCTTTCGCGTCTCCGGGAGGAGACGGAGGAGCTTCAGAAGAAACGGGATGCCGCGCTGAAGGAGGTCCCGCTCGAGACCGACCACACCTGGCTCTCCCGCCAGGTCAACGAGCACGCGGCCCGGGCGGGGGTCAAGGACGTGAGTCAGCGCTACCTCCCCGCCGCGGCGGGGGGCGGCTCCCTCGGCGACGAGCTCAAAACGAACTACTCGGAACGCACCTGGGAACTCAGGATGCAGTGCGGGTACCACGAGCTCGGCCAGTTCCTCGCCGGGATCGAGGGGGCCAACAGGTTCCTCGAGGTCACGGACATCTCGATAGAGGGCAACGATCCGGCGGGGCAGAAGGTGGTGCTCATCGTGCGCTACCTCACGGGCAAGGGGAAGGATGCGCAGCCCCCTGCGCCCACAACGAGGTAGCCGGGCCGCCGGGCGCGGAACGCCCGGGGGGCAGGCGGGGCCGGAAAACGGCCCCGGGAGCCCCGGGATCGCGGGGGAAACGGACGATGCGGCAGGGGATTCGCCTCGGGATGGCGGGGCTTGTTTTTTCCCTCGCAGGGGGTATACTGTCTGCGGAGTCGTTTGTCTACGACAGCCACGGGAGGCGCAACCCGTTCCTCCCCCCGGTGGAGGAGAAGAAGCAGGAGGAGATCGTCGTCGAGGAGTCCGTGGTCGACATCGAGCCGTTCCGCGCCTGGTTCATCGAGCACACGAGCGGCGTGCTCTTCGACCCCGAAAATCCGCGGGTCCTCATCGGCGACGAGATCGTCGAGATAGGGGAGGAGGTCAACGGCTGCACCATCGTCGAGATCAGGCCGGATGGCTTCGTGTTCATCTTCGCGAATCAACGGGTGGAGGTGCCCCTGCGGCGTGACCCTGAAAGAGAGAGGAGATAGGATGAGCCTACATCGGGGGAGAGTGCGCTGGTGCGTCCTGTGCGGGCTGGCCCTCGCCGTGTCGCCGGCAATCGCCCAGGACGAGCGCCCGGCCGCCCCGGCGCCCGCGGCGGCGTCAGGGCTCGTCTCCCTCAACGTGAGGGACGCCGATATCCACGGCGTGCTCGCCACCTTCGCGCGCCGCTTCGATATCTCCATCAGCGCCGATCCGGAGATCCAGTGCCGGGTGACGGTGATGGTGGAGAACGTGCCGTGGGAGGCCGCGCTCATGCAGGTGCTCGACGCCTGCGATCTCTCGTACGTGGAGGAGGGGGACTCGTTCAAAGTGGCGCGGAGGACCGCCGTCGCCCCCGCCCAGGCCGCGCGAACCGTCCCGGAGACGGCGGCGCCCGCCCGGGCCGCCTTGACAGCCCCCGAGGGTGACGCGGTACCCGCCCAGGCCGCGCGGACCGTCCCCGAGACGGCGGCGCCCGCCCGGGCCGCCTTGACAGCCCCCGAGGGCGACGCGGTACCCGCCCAGGCCGCGCGGACCGTCCTAGAGACGGCGGCCCCCGTTCCCGCTCCCGGCGCCCCGCTCGTCGAAACGGCCGCCGAGACGGGCCCCCTCCCGACGCCGGTGCAGGTCGCCGCCGGACCGTCCCTGTCGACGAAGCCGCTGCCGGACGAAGCCCCGGGCGCGCCGCCCCCCGACGCCGCGCCCACCCCGACGGCGTCGCCCGTCGTCGGCGTCAAGGCGGTGCCCACGCCGGCGGGGATCCCCGCCTCGGGCAAGGTCACCTTCGACTTCAAGGACGCCGACATCGTGAACATCCTCCGCATCTTCTCGATGCGCTACGGCATCAACGTCATCGCCGGACCCGAGGTGCAGGGCAAGGTTACCATCCGCCTCGTGGACGTCCCGTGGGAATCGGCCCTCAAGCTGATCCTCGAGTCGAACAACTACTCCTACGTGAAGCAGAACAACGTCTTCCGCGTCCTTTCGCGCGATCAGCTCGACAAGGAGCCGCTGGACACGAAGGTCTTCGCCCTCTCCTACGCGCAGGCCAAGGACGTCGCCAACTCCATCCAGCACCTCCTCACCCCCCAGCGCGGCCAGCTCAAGCCCGACGACCGCAGCAACACCCTCGTCGTGACCGACATCCCGAAGCGGCTGAACGAGATAGAGGAGGTCATCGAGCGCCTCGACCGGCGCACGCCGCAGGTGATGATCGAGGCGCGCATCCTGGAGCTGAAGGACGACTTCGACGAGAATATCGGCATCAACTGGGTCGCCCTCAAGGGGTACAACGTGAATATCGGCCCGCCCCAGGGAGAGGGGCTCTGGTCGATCGTCCGCGAGGAGACCCGCGGCAGGGAGGACACCTCCGCGGACATCTACTCCAACATCCTGAACGAGGCGGACACCCGGAAAAGGACCAGCACCTCCACGGACTCGACCAGCACCACCTTCCCCGGCGGCACGACCATCTCCACGACCGACGGCACGACGAGCGAGCGCAGCAACATCAGCACCAGGAACATCGTCGACGGGGCGACCGGCATCCAGAAGCTCATGGAGGCGGAGGGCGGAGTGGGGGACAACGCGCTCAACATCGGCGAGCTCAGCGATCAGCCGTACGGCGTCAACCAGGGAGGCAGGAAGGTGATGACCACCGAGCTCACGCAGGCGGTCCTCACCCCCGACAACTTCCAGCTCACCCTGAACTTCCTCCAGGAGCAGACCGACGCCAGCCTGATCTCCCACCCGAAGATCGTCACCGCCGACAACAAGGACTCGGTGATGAAGGTCGCCGACCAGTGGCCGATCCCCAATTTCCAGTTCAACAACGACACCGGCCAGTGGGAGATATCGAACTTCACCTACAAGGACATCGGCATCGTCCTAAAGGTCAAGCCGCACGTCAACGAGGACGAGTACATCAACATGCGGGTCGTCCCCGAGGTCAGCGACATCCTCTCCTTCACCACCTTCGGCGGGGCGACGAACGCGCAGCTGCCCGTCATCTCCACCAGGACCGCCGAGACCGACGTGCTCATCAGGAACGGCCAGACGCTCGCCATCGGGGGGCTGATGCGCGAGGACGAGTCCGCCGCCGTCACCAAGCTCCCGCTCCTCGGCGAGATCCCGTACGTGGGCCCCTACCTGTTCTCCAACTCCACGAAGAGGATCCGGAACAGCAACATCCTCATCTTCGTGACCGCGAACGTGGTCACCGAGGAGAACAAGGACTCGCTCTGGATGGCGCAGCGCGAGGAGCAGAACCGGCAGCTCAACATCCCGAAGACGAAATGGTGGGAGCCGCGGAAGCTCCGCCACGGCCTCGGCTCGACGCCGGGGTACTGAAGGCCCCTACAGGAGGCACGTCGATGCGCCTGCGCCGCGCGTTCCTTCCCGCGATTTTGGCCTGCATCATCCCCGCCGCCTCAGGGGCCGCACCGACCACCATCCCGGGCAAGACCATCTACGGCTCCACGGCGTGGAACGCGTCGATGAACCCGATCACCGTCACCGGCGACATCACGATCGCCGCGGGCGCCACGCTCACCATCGGGAAGGGGACGGAGGTCAGGTTCCGGGAGAACAGCGACGACACGCACTGGGGATGGGACCTCGCGCGGTCTGAGATCATCGTCTACGGCACGCTGAAGATCAACGGCACGGAAGCCGAGCCGGTCACCCTGACCAGCACCGGCACCGCCGCGATGGGCTGGTTCGGCATCGTCTTCTCCGACAGATACGCGTCTCCCGGTGCCACGGGGACCATCGACTACTGCAATATCGCCCGGAGCGTCTACGGCATCAACTTCACCTCCTGCACCCCCGCCACCGCGGCGCGGAACTGCCTCATCAACGACGTCGCGGTCGGGATGTTTTTCGACAGCGACTCCGCCCCCGCGATCACCGACTGCACGGTCATCAGCGCGATCGTCGGATTCGAGTGCGTGGGGGTCTCCGCGCCCGTGATCACGAACTGCAACGTCACGGGGCTTGTCGAGGACAAGGACGACAACAAGGCCGCGGTCTACGCGACGGAGTACTCTGCACCGGCATTCATCGGCTGCGCATTCGCCTCCGGGCCGGTGGATATCGACTGGTGGGCCGACGTCTCGCTCAAAGACACGACCGTCGCGCGCACCGCCGCGGGCGTCGTCGGCAACGAGTCCGTCAAATTCGAGAGCTCCTCGTTCCCCTCCCACTGCAGCGCCACGCTCGACAACTGCAATATCATCGGCCTCGGCGACGAGGGGAACGGCATCGAGTGGGACGACAACCTCGACGTCATCAAGGTCCAGTTCTCCCGCATCGGCGGTTTCATCAACAACGTCTGGGCGCGCTGGGGCACGATCGATCTCGAGGCGGGCATCTACCACCCCGTCGGCGTGACCGCCCTCGAACCGGTGACCGGGGAGTGCGACGACGGGGGGTCCAACTACCTCATCGACGACAGCGTCGATTTCTACGAAATCGGCGCCGAGCCGGGGATCGAGGTGTTCAAGTACCCCGACATCGTGACCCCCGTTGGCGTCATCACCGCCATCGGTTCCATCCCCTCCTACCCGGTGACGAACAACACGCTCTTCTTCTCCGAGGATCCCCCGGTAACTTGGGCGGTAAACGATGTTTACTACTTTCACCCCTACCCGGATTACGACAACATCGACCTCGGCGACCCGGACGCGTCGGGCTACTGGCCCCCGACCTATTCTGCCCCCTACAGCGAGGGGGAAAACGAGTTCTACGGCGTGCAGAATCCCTCCACCGATTTCAATATCCGGATGGAGCAGGGATCGAACAAGCCCCCGTCCCTCTACCAGCTCGACATCTGGGCGGTGAACAACTGGTGGGTCACGACGGACGACAACGTGGTGAGCCGCTACATCTGGGACCGCAGCGAAAACGGCTACCTCGGCATGGCGACGTGGCTCCCGCACCGCAATCCCGATACGCGGCGCACCTACTCGATCTCCGGCAGGATCCTGGACAAGCTGAAAGAAGCCGTGCCGGGCGTCCGCGTCGAGGTGGACATCAGCGCGCAGTTCGCGGGGCACACGGTCCTGGCCGACATCACGGACGAGAACGGGTACTACACGATCTACGGCCTGCCCCCCCACGCGACCGCGTATGTCGTGAAGCCGACGAAGCTCGGCTACACCTTCTCCCCCGCGTCGAAATCGGTTTCCATTAAGCCCGCCGCCCCCTCGGACACAATCGGAACAAACTTCACGGCGCTCCTGCCCAAGCCGGCGATCTCGACCGCCGTTCGCGCGGACGGCAAGGACGGCGCGCCGTACGGCCTCAGCGGCAGGACGAACTGGGGGCTCGTCAACGAGGAGACCGCGCTGCGGATCACCGGGTACAACTTCCGCGAAACGCCCGCCGTCTTCCTCAGGGGGCCGAGCCCGGCCGGCACCGATACGCCGTGCGAAGAAGTCGTCTGGACCTCCGCCACGCAGCTCTCGGCGCTGGTGCCGAACGGGATGAAACGGGGGGACTACTCCGTGCGGGTCGTCAATCCTGACGGCCAGTTCGGCGCGCTGGGGACCGCCGCAACCCCGGGCTTCACCATCACCTCGCTCCCCGTACCGGTGGTGACCGGCATCTCCCCGAGCGGCATCAATCAGAACTACCGAGGCCCCCTGACCATCAGCGGCCGGAACTTCCTCGACGGCTGCACGGTGAGGATCGGTAGCGCGCAATTCGGCCCCTTCGACCCGGAGGCTTCGGGGACGCGCATCTCGCTCAACTACGCCGCGGGAACGCTCGGCACCGGCATCTGGGCGGTCGTCGTCGTCAACCCGGACGGGCAGGCGTCCGCCGCCGGCGTCACCCTGTCGGTCAGCTCCAAACCGGGGATCCTTGTCGACACCGTCTCGGAGACGTACGCCCCCGGCTCCCAGATCGCGCTGATCTACTCCCTCTGGCCCGGCGCGGTTCAGGAAGACAACGTCGTGGACCCGTATATCGCGGTCTTTCTCCCCTCCGGGAGCTGGCTCTTCTACGCCGGGAACCATCGCTGGACGTCGTCGCCGGTCCCGGTCTACCGGGGGTTCGCCATAGGAGAGGCGTCGGAGGGCACGCTCGCGGTGTTCACCGTCGGGGCCGACTGGCCGAAGGGGCTCTACAAGCTCTACGGGGGTCTGAACACCCCCGGGAAACCGCCGGTCCTTCCCCCGCCCGGTTTCTGGCTCTCCGATCTTTCGAGCCGCACGTTCACGATACGGTAGCGCCGCCGCGGCGAGGCGGCGAAGGTTTCTCACCCGCACCCGAGGACCCGCAATGCGCTCTACACTGTGTCTGGCTCTGGCATCCATCTGCGTGTCGTTCCCATTCGCGGCGCACTCCCAGACCACCTCCGGCTCCATCTGGGGGAGCGAGACCTGGGATTCGACGATGAATCCGATCCTCGTCACCGGCGACGTGACGATCGAGGAGGGCGCGACGCTCACCATCGAGGCGGGGACGGAGGTCAGGTTCGAACCGAGCGACGACACGGAGTACGGCTGGGATTTCGACCGGTGCGAGATCATCGTCTACGGCACCCTCAACATACTCGGGACCGACGAGAACCTCGTGGTGCTCACCGGGCGGGATACCGCCGCGATGGGCTGGTTCGGCATCATCTTCTCCGATGTCAACGCGACCGGCACGGTCCAGTACTGCAACATCGATCGGAGCGTCTACGGCATCAACTTCACCTCCTGCGCCGGGGGCGCGAACGCCCCCGCGGTGTCGAACTGTCTCATCAACGACGTCGCGGTCGGGATGTATTTCGACAGCGACTCCGCCCCGGCGATCACCGACTGCACGGTCGTCAACGCGAGCATCGGCTTCGAGTGCTGGGACGTCTCCGCGCCCGTGATCACCAACTGCAACGTCTCCGGGCTCGTGCCGGGCGCCGAGGGCGCCGGCAGGTCGGTGTACGCGACCGAGAGGTGCACCCCTGTCTTCACAGGCTGCGCCTTTGCCTCCGGGCCGGTGGATATCGACTGTTGGGCCGACGTCTCGCTCACCGACACCACCGTCGCGCGCACCGCCTCCGGCGTCGTCGGCTACGAGACCAGGAAGTTCGAACAGAGCAAGGTCCCCTCCTACTGCAAGGCCACGCTCGACAACTGCAATATCATCGGCCTCGGCGACCGGGGGAACGGCATCGAGTGGGACGACAACCTCGACGTCATCAAGGTCCAGTTCTCCCGCATCGGCGGTTTTACCAACAACGTCTGGGCGCGCTGGGGCACGATCGATCTCGAGGCGGGCATCTACCACCCCGTCGGCGTGACCGCCCTTGAACCGGTGATCGGGGAGTGCGACGACGGGGGGTCCAACTACCTCATCGACGACAGCGTCGATTTCTACGGTATCGGCGCCGAGCCGGGGATCGAGGTGTTCAAGTACCCCGACACCGTAACCCCCGTCGGCGTTATCACGGCCATCGGTTCCATCCCCTCCTACCCG
This window of the Chlamydiota bacterium genome carries:
- the pilO gene encoding type 4a pilus biogenesis protein PilO: MGLEKKQIEIIAVSAMFGLLAIVLAWQLWPSAKTTDGKEPLESPGSYREQLQKAEMAVKGLSRLREETEELQKKRDAALKEVPLETDHTWLSRQVNEHAARAGVKDVSQRYLPAAAGGGSLGDELKTNYSERTWELRMQCGYHELGQFLAGIEGANRFLEVTDISIEGNDPAGQKVVLIVRYLTGKGKDAQPPAPTTR
- a CDS encoding general secretion pathway protein GspB, translated to MRQGIRLGMAGLVFSLAGGILSAESFVYDSHGRRNPFLPPVEEKKQEEIVVEESVVDIEPFRAWFIEHTSGVLFDPENPRVLIGDEIVEIGEEVNGCTIVEIRPDGFVFIFANQRVEVPLRRDPERERR
- a CDS encoding carboxypeptidase regulatory-like domain-containing protein — translated: MRLRRAFLPAILACIIPAASGAAPTTIPGKTIYGSTAWNASMNPITVTGDITIAAGATLTIGKGTEVRFRENSDDTHWGWDLARSEIIVYGTLKINGTEAEPVTLTSTGTAAMGWFGIVFSDRYASPGATGTIDYCNIARSVYGINFTSCTPATAARNCLINDVAVGMFFDSDSAPAITDCTVISAIVGFECVGVSAPVITNCNVTGLVEDKDDNKAAVYATEYSAPAFIGCAFASGPVDIDWWADVSLKDTTVARTAAGVVGNESVKFESSSFPSHCSATLDNCNIIGLGDEGNGIEWDDNLDVIKVQFSRIGGFINNVWARWGTIDLEAGIYHPVGVTALEPVTGECDDGGSNYLIDDSVDFYEIGAEPGIEVFKYPDIVTPVGVITAIGSIPSYPVTNNTLFFSEDPPVTWAVNDVYYFHPYPDYDNIDLGDPDASGYWPPTYSAPYSEGENEFYGVQNPSTDFNIRMEQGSNKPPSLYQLDIWAVNNWWVTTDDNVVSRYIWDRSENGYLGMATWLPHRNPDTRRTYSISGRILDKLKEAVPGVRVEVDISAQFAGHTVLADITDENGYYTIYGLPPHATAYVVKPTKLGYTFSPASKSVSIKPAAPSDTIGTNFTALLPKPAISTAVRADGKDGAPYGLSGRTNWGLVNEETALRITGYNFRETPAVFLRGPSPAGTDTPCEEVVWTSATQLSALVPNGMKRGDYSVRVVNPDGQFGALGTAATPGFTITSLPVPVVTGISPSGINQNYRGPLTISGRNFLDGCTVRIGSAQFGPFDPEASGTRISLNYAAGTLGTGIWAVVVVNPDGQASAAGVTLSVSSKPGILVDTVSETYAPGSQIALIYSLWPGAVQEDNVVDPYIAVFLPSGSWLFYAGNHRWTSSPVPVYRGFAIGEASEGTLAVFTVGADWPKGLYKLYGGLNTPGKPPVLPPPGFWLSDLSSRTFTIR